CTCGGTTTTAGCCTAATAAATCTACTATATGTTGGCAAATTTTGAAACTCAGATCCATATAGTGCTTTCAAATAATATGTATAGAAAGATTTAAAGTCCTCACATCTAGATTGTTGATAAAGTAAAATTATAGTAAGAATTTCAGAATGCGTAATCTCTGCCGTTCTGGTAGGTTTTTTACTGTTTGGCAGGAGTTTTTCTGCGAAATTTTTGTTTATAGCCTTGCAAAAATCGTCTACAAAGCAAAATAATTCTGTTACATTTTTATTCATGGGTAACCTCTCTATTTTTTGATAATATGTTTCCGGAGTTTACCCTATTTTCCTATCTTTTTCACTGACTTCTAATCCGCAACTGGGGTTTAAAGTGCCTGGCTACCTTACTGTTCCACAAATTGCAAAAATCCTCAAAGTTACTACTCATTGGCTTTACGATAGAATCAATAATGGTCAAATTACAATACAAAAAGATGATAGTAAAACCAGAGGCAAATACTTATTTGAAGATAAACCAGAAACTGTTAGAATTCTAGTGGATTTTAAAAACGGTAAACTCAACAACCCAAATTTTTTATAGGAGTATCAATATGCATAAGGTGAACCAGTGTCAGCTACTTGAACCTGCAAATTGCAATATCCGTACAAATGTGTGCTTGACACTGGGATTTAGTGCAGCTACCCTAAACTGGAATTGCTATTCTTGGCTGAAAGGAACATATTTTTGGAATAATGAAAACAATCAGCACTTTAATTCAAGAAGGATCGAAGCTACTATTGTCACACAAAGTTGAATCACCACTGACCTTACCCAGAAAAAGTAGAGAGGAAGTTAAGCCATTTTCATTATGAAAATGATGAATCAAATTTTTCAGGAATGCAATAGTTAATAGTAGAATGTCTACGTTGTTTGTTATAAAAAATTTCTATGTATTCAAATATTGCGGTTCTAGCTTGTTGTGCGGAGTGTTGTGAGGTATCAATGAGTAATTCCCTCTTTAGTGAACTAAAAAAGCTCTCCGAAACAGCATTATCGTAACAACAACCTTTGTGACTCATGCTAGAAATAATACTTTTTGTATTCAGTAAAAATTGATAATTTTTAGAGGTATATTGTGAACCTTGATCACTATGAAATAGCAGATCTTTGGCTGGTTTGCGCTTATCAACAGCCATCAATAAAGCATCTATGCTTAGTTATTGTACTACTCATTAACTACCATACGTGAATATAGATCAATTATTGCTGCCAAATATAGCCAACCATCCTTAGTTTTTATGTATGTAATATCAGTTACCCATACTTTGTTTGGCTGACTAGTAGTAAAGTTTTGGTCCAATATATTGGGAGCTATTGTCAGTCTGCTGTTTTTTGCTTTTGAATCTTCGCCTCAGTCTAGCTTGAATGCCATTTTTTTGCATGACATCCTGCACTGTTTTGATGTTGCAATTTTTACCTAAAGCCTTTAGTTCAGCATGAATTTTAGGTGCACCATATCTACAATTAGATGCTTGGTATATTTTTTGAATATCTGCTAGAAACTGCTCCCTTGTTGATTCTTTGCTGCTTTTCTTCTTACTAGTCCATTTGTAGTAGCCGCTAGCAGAAAATCCTGCATAACTCCTGTACTTTATAGTAGTTTCTATGCTTTTTGATAAATAAATATTTTACTCTTTGTGACTTGCCCAGGGCTTTTTTTAAAATGTCTCTTTCTCTAGTAACTCTTGTTAGTTCTTTCTTTAATTCAAACTTTTCTTATCACATGGTGCCAACTTTCCCTTACCAGGAAATGCTTCTTCTATTGATCCTTTTTCGTTATATTTTTTTATCCAGTCACTTAGTGTACTGTTATCTATTCCTAAATCTTTAGCTATTTTGCTTGCTGACTGCCCCGTTTCCTTTACCAACTTTATTGCCTCTAATTTAAATTCCACTGTGTAATTCTTTCTGTTCTTTACCATAATAAGCCCTCATGATCATGTTTTATTTTACCTCAAAAATGGCTTAACTTCCTCTCTACTTTTTCTGGGTAAGGTCATTTTGATGAAAGAGTGAAACGAACAAGAATGTTAGCAAGCTCCTTTTCAAGAGAAGGTTCTCTACTGTTAGTGTCACCACTAAAGTTGATGTATTCTGAGGATTTATGAAAGACAAGCCGGTTCGAGAAAAGAAGAACTTAGATAAGGGGCTCAAGCGTAGTGTGGGGAAACCTGCATGCTGCGTTTCTAAGGGAGGGAGTAGTAGTAATACTACTTCCTTACCTGACCATTACCTCTAAGAGTATGCATTATCTCACATAATAATATAATATTTCGTTCATAAATCAACGTTTTTAACATGCAGCAAGAACATTTCCGTTGTAATTAAGGTTCTTAAGATGTATATTAATGAATCTTGTTTTCAATAAATAATGAAAGTAATAATTGTCATGATAATGTTATTGTGCAGCAGTTACACAATGGCAAGCGAGCGAATAAGTCTAGTGGATAAAAAACTATCTCAAGGATATGTAGCTCCAGTGCTTACAGAAGATAGCGTTATTTTATCAGACAAGCACGGCGCTTTATATTCCTTTGATGTTGATAACTCAAAGGCTATGAATTGGAAATTACACCTCTCATATAGGAAAAAAATTGGTAACATGAGCCTATCGCATTATGAAAAAAATGTTTTCTTTATAGTGGATAACACTTTACACGCAATAGACGCAAAAACTGGCAAGATTGAGTGGGAAAAAGAATTGAGAGCTCCAGTAAGAGGGAAAGCAGCAGTAATAAATAATAAATTGGTAGTATTGACTATTGATAATTATCTGTACGTGTTTGATATAAAAGATGGCAGCTCCGTTTGGACTTATCAAAACGGTATCAATGAGGTTCGAGGTTGGTATTCCATATCGCCAGCAATTTCTAACGATAAAATAATAGCGCCATTTTCAAATGGTGAGTTAATAGCTTTTAATGAAGACGGTAAAAAATTGTGGAGCCAAAAATTGGCTACAAACTTTTTGGATACACAGCTCACAGATGTAACTACTACACCGAGAGTGCTTGGCGATACTTTAATAACTACAAACAATTCTTATGTTTATGGTATTGACGTAAAATCAGGGAATATTTTATGGTCAAAGTCACTGCAAGTAAAAAGTGTATCAGACATTGAGTCATATTATAGTCCTCTTATTCCTCCAAAGGAGCAAAAAGAAGGCGGAAGAATTTTTATAGTTACTAAAGACGATAAAATAATTGGCCTGGATATAAAAAATGGAGAAACAGTCTGGACATCTGATTTAATAGAAAATACGCAATTATTTGCTCCAATTATGCATGCACATACATTGTGGGTAACGAGCAATAAAGGTTCAATTATTGCTTTTCCGCGATCTGAAAGTGCAGGAAAGGTAATCAAAGTACCTGGTAATGTGTTTCACACTCTGGTGTTTACTCGCGATAAAATATATGTAACAACTGAGGGAAATGGTGTTTATTCTTTAGAAAATAGGTTTGTTCTTTATGATTGATTATGACCTGATTGTTATAGGTGGTGGTCCAGGCGGCTATAAGTGCGCTATCGCTGCTGCAAAACTTGGATTGAAAGTTGCCTGTATAGATAAAAATAGCATTTTTGGTGGTACATGCCTCAGAGTTGGGTGCATACCCTCCAAAGCACTACTTCATTCTTCCTATCAGTATGCTCACACGAAAGATGATCTGTCGAAGCTTGGCATAAAAATTAAGGATGCAAGTTTCGATTTAAAAGAAATGCTAGGCTATAAGGATGCCAGAGTTAAAGAATTGGGGCAAGGAATAGAATATCTATTTAACCTTCACAAAATCACTAAAATCAATGGGCTTGCTTCTTTTGACCAAGGTAATCTTGAAATTTCAGTTGAAGGTAAGGTGCTGAAGACAAAAAATATAGTAATTGCAACTGGTTCTGATGTTAGCTCTCTGCCAGGAATTAATATCGATGAGAAAGACATTATTTCGTCTACTGGTGCATTATCTTTAACTGAAGTACCAAAAAAACTTGTCGTAATCGGGGCCGGGGCAATAGGACTTGAAATGTCTTCTGTATGGAGGAGGCTAGGGTCTGAAGTCACTGTAGTAGAATTTTTTGACAGAATCGCTGCAGCAATGGATGGAGAATTAAGTAAGTCTCTACTTTCTAGTCTACAAAAACAAGGAGTAAAATTTTTACTCAGCACTAAAGTTGAGGAGATAAAACAAAATAATAATTCTTTGAGTGTGGAAGTTTGCTCTGCTCAAGAT
The nucleotide sequence above comes from Wolbachia endosymbiont of Oedothorax gibbosus. Encoded proteins:
- a CDS encoding helix-turn-helix domain-containing protein yields the protein MPGYLTVPQIAKILKVTTHWLYDRINNGQITIQKDDSKTRGKYLFEDKPETVRILVDFKNGKLNNPNFL
- a CDS encoding PQQ-binding-like beta-propeller repeat protein, whose product is MKVIIVMIMLLCSSYTMASERISLVDKKLSQGYVAPVLTEDSVILSDKHGALYSFDVDNSKAMNWKLHLSYRKKIGNMSLSHYEKNVFFIVDNTLHAIDAKTGKIEWEKELRAPVRGKAAVINNKLVVLTIDNYLYVFDIKDGSSVWTYQNGINEVRGWYSISPAISNDKIIAPFSNGELIAFNEDGKKLWSQKLATNFLDTQLTDVTTTPRVLGDTLITTNNSYVYGIDVKSGNILWSKSLQVKSVSDIESYYSPLIPPKEQKEGGRIFIVTKDDKIIGLDIKNGETVWTSDLIENTQLFAPIMHAHTLWVTSNKGSIIAFPRSESAGKVIKVPGNVFHTLVFTRDKIYVTTEGNGVYSLENRFVLYD
- the lpdA gene encoding dihydrolipoyl dehydrogenase, giving the protein MIDYDLIVIGGGPGGYKCAIAAAKLGLKVACIDKNSIFGGTCLRVGCIPSKALLHSSYQYAHTKDDLSKLGIKIKDASFDLKEMLGYKDARVKELGQGIEYLFNLHKITKINGLASFDQGNLEISVEGKVLKTKNIVIATGSDVSSLPGINIDEKDIISSTGALSLTEVPKKLVVIGAGAIGLEMSSVWRRLGSEVTVVEFFDRIAAAMDGELSKSLLSSLQKQGVKFLLSTKVEEIKQNNNSLSVEVCSAQDNQTNVIEADKVLVAVGRKPCTESLGIDGKIEKDSRGFVQVNNRYETNVKGIFAIGDVIGGAMLAHKAEEEGVAVAEIIAGQLPHVDYKIIPSVIYTHPAVSSIGKTEEELKNAGHKYKVGKCQFAANGRAKITDDAEGFVKVLTCSRADTILGVHIIGAYADTLINEAAVAMAYGAAAEDIYRICHSHPDINEAFRDACIDAFFKK